The proteins below come from a single Chelmon rostratus isolate fCheRos1 chromosome 10, fCheRos1.pri, whole genome shotgun sequence genomic window:
- the flna gene encoding filamin-A isoform X3, translated as MSGSHPRLHQSAAPAPNALSTDKDAEMPATEKDLAEDAPWKKIQQNTFTRWCNEHLKCVNKRIGNLQTDLSDGLRLIGLLEVLSQKKMFRKYNQRPTFRQMQLENVSVALEFLDKENIKLVSIDSKAIVDGNLKLILGLIWTLILHYSISMPMWDEEEEGDDGKQKTPKQRLLGWIQNKLPELPITNFNRDWQTGRALGALVDSCAPGLCPDWDQWDQTKPVDNAREAMQQADDWLGIPQVITPEEIVDPNVDEHSVMTYLSQFPKAKLKPGAPLRPKLNPKKARAYGPGVEPVGNVVMKKAVFTVETISAGMGEVLVYVEDPAGHREEAKVTANNDKNRTYSVFYIPKVTGMHKVTVLFAGQHISKSPFEVEVGMAQGDSSKATAQGPGLEPSGNIANKTTYFDVYTAGAGIGEVEVMIMDPAGKKNTVTCTIEDKGNSSYRCTYKPTQEGQHTIYITFAGGQISKSPFTVTVGEACNPSLCRAKGRGLQPKGLRVKETADFKVYTKGAGTGDLKVSIKGPKGLEEPCKRKDLGDGVYGFEYYPTTPGTYSITITWGGQHIPRSPIEVKIGAEAGQQKVRAWGPGLEGGVVGKSADFVVEAVGDNVGTLGFSVEGPSQAKIECDDKGDGSCDVRYWPTEPGEYAVHVLCNNEDIQHSPFMAEIVNPPGKDFYPDKVKAYGPGLQSSGLAVGKPTEFTVDAKQGGKAPLKIVAQDGEGAPVDVQVKDNGNGTYSCTYTPRKPVKHTAMVSWGGVNIPDSPFRMNIGAGCHPQKVKVSGPGVAKTGLKAFEPTYFTVDCSEAGQGDISIGIKCAPGVVGPAEADIDFDIIRNDNDTFTVKYTPPGAGSYTIMVLFADQAIPMTPIRIKVDPSHDASKVKAEGPGLSRSGVELNKPTHFTVSTKGAGKANLDCNFSGPAKGEAVKDFEIVNNHDNTHTVKYTPVQQGPLGVAVTYGGDHIPKSPFNVAVAPTLDLSKINITGLGDKMTVGKDQEVTVKSKGAGGQGKVAAKVTAPSGKPVTSKVEPGLSAETSQVKFIPRETGPYQVELTYDGVPIPGSPFTPTAYPASDPSKVRCSGPGLERAKVGEKGEFIVDCTNAGPADLTIEIISDSGTEAEVHIQDNGDGTYTITYIPLYPGSYTLTIRYGGQDVPNFPARLNVEPAVDASGVRVFGPGVEGKGVFREATTDFTVDARALTQTGGDHIKTLISNPSGSRTDTLITDRGDGTYNVEYTPYEEGPHSVEVCYDGSPVPKSPFRVGVTEGCDPARVRVHGPGLKGGITNKPNKFTVETRGAGTGGLGLAMEGPSEAKMSCTDNKDGSCSVEYIPYEPGTYNLNVTYGGQPIKGSPFSVPVSDTVDSTKVKCQGPGLGNNVRANIPQAFTVDASKAGVAPLQVRVQGPKGVVEPVEVVDNGDQTHTVNYVPTREGPYSINVLYADEEIPRSPYKVKVLPTHDASKVRASGPGLNTTGVPASLPVEFTIDAKDAGEGLLAVQITDPEGKPKKANIRDNHDGTYLVSYVPDMTGRYTILIKYGGDEIPYSPYRIRALPTGDASKCTVTVSIGGHGLGAGVGPTIQIGEQTVITVDAKAAGKGKVTCSVCTPEGAELDVDVVENEDGTFDIFYTAPQPGEYVICVRFGGEHIPNSPFQVTATDRPMGMNGLDVAGLRPFDLVIPFTIQKGEITGEVRMPSGKVAKPDITDNKDGTVTVKYAPTEAGLHEMDIKYDGIHIPGSPLQFYVDYMNSGNVSAYGPGLIHGTVNKPAVFTVNTKDAGEGGLSLAIEGPSKADISCVDNQDGTCTVSYLPVLPGDYSILVKYNDKHIPGSPFSARITGDDSMRMSHLKVGSAADIPLDIGELDVSQLTASLTTPSGREEPCLLKMLRNGHVGISFVPKEIGEHLVNITKNGRHIPNSPISVMISQSEIGDASRVRVSGQGLSEARTFEPAEFIIDTRDAGYGGLSLSIEGPSKVDINTEDQEDGTCKVTYCPTEPGNYIINIKFADQHVPGSAFTVKVTGEGRMKESITRKRRAASVANVGSQCDLSLKIPEISIADMTAQVTSPSGQIHKADIMEGENNTYCIRFVPTETGVHTVCVKYNGVHVPGSPFQFTVGPLGEGGSHKVRAGGPGLERAEAGVPAEFSIWTREAGAGGLSIAVEGPSKAEIAFEDRKDGSSGVSYIVQEPGDYEVSIRFNDEHIPDSPFIVPVASPSDDARRLTVASLQESGLKVNQPASFAVSLNGAKGVIDAKVHSPSGALEECCVTEIDQDKYAVRFIPRENGLYLIDVKFNGSHIPGSPFKIRVGETGQAGDPGMVSAYGPGLEGGTTGTACDFVVNTSNAGPGALAVTIDGPSKVKMDCVECPEGYRVTYTPMAPGNYLISIKYGGPYHIVGSPFKAKITGSKLVASHSMHETSSVMVDPVTRAISCSQQGAPTQSDASKVVAKGLGLTKGFIGQKNSFSVDCSKAGRNMLLVGVDGPKVPCEEILVKHLGNRLYNVSYQLKEKGEYILVVKWGDEHIPGSPYHITV; from the exons ACTCTAAAGCCATCGTGGATGGGAACCTGAAGCTGATCCTGGGTCTGATCTGGACCTTGATCCTGCACTACTCTATCTCCATGCCCATGTgggacgaggaagaggagggggatgaTGGCAAGCAGAAGACGCCCAagcagaggctgctgggatGGATCCAGAACAAACTGCCCGAGCTTCCTATCACCAACTTCAACAGGGACTGGCAGACCGGCCGGGCTCTGGGTGCCCTGGTCGACAGCTGTGCTCCAG GTCTGTGTCCTGACTGGGACCAGTGGGATCAGACTAAACCAGTGGACAATGCCCGTGAAGCCATGCAGCAAGCTGACGACTGGTTGGGCATCCCACAG GTTATTACCCCTGAAGAGATTGTTGACCCCAATGTGGACGAACATTCAGTCATGACCTACCTGTCCCAGTTCCCCAAGGCCAAACTGAAGCCTGGCGCTCCTCTGCGACCCAAACTCAACCCCAAGAAGGCCCGCGCCTATGGGCcag gTGTCGAGCCTGTTGGTAATGTTGTGATgaagaaggctgttttcactgtggaGACCATCAGTGCAGGAATGGGAGAGGTGCTGGTTTACGTGGAGGACCCTgcaggacacagagaggag GCTAAAGTGACGGCCAACAATGATAAAAACCGCACCTACTCTGTCTTCTACATCCCTAAAGTCACTGGCATGCACAAG GTGACAGTGTTGTTTGCAGGGCAGCACATCTCTAAGAGCCCCTTCGAGGTGGAGGTGGGCATGGCTCAGGGCGACTCCAGCAAGGCCACAGCCCAGGGACCAGGCCTCGAGCCCTCAGGAAACATCGCCAACAAGACCACCTATTTTGACGTGTACACAGCAG GTGCTGGTATCGGCGAGGTGGAGGTAATGATCATGGACCCTGCCGGCAAGAAGAACACGGTGACTTGCACCATCGAGGACAAGGGCAACAGCAGCTACCGCTGCACCTACAAACCCACCCAGGAGGGCCAGCACACCATCTACATCACCTTCGCTGGGGGTCAGATCAGCAAGAGTCCCTTCACGGTCACTGTAGGAGAGG CGTGTAACCCCAGCCTCTGCAGAGCTAAGGGTCGTGGTCTGCAGCCAAAGGGCCTGAGGGTGAAGGAGACTGCGGACTTTAAGGTTTACACCAAAGGAGCCGGCACTGGAGACCTCAAAGTGTCCATCAAGGGACCCA agggTCTTGAGGAGCCGTGTAAGAGGAAAGATCTTGGAGATGGTGTGTATGGATTTGAGTATTACCCCACCACACCTGGAACATATAGCATCACCATCACCTGGGGCGGACAGCACATCCCCCGCAG TCCCATTGAGGTCAAGATTGGTGCTGAGGCTGGCCAGCAGAAGGTGAGGGCCTGGGGTCCAGGGCTGGAGGGCGGCGTTGTTGGAAAATCTGCTGACTTTGTGGTGGAGGCAGTCGGAGACAACGTCGGTACACTGG GCTTTTCTGTTGAGGGTCCATCTCAGGCCAAGATTGAATGTGATGACAAGGGCGATGGGTCCTGTGACGTGCGCTACTGGCCCACAGAGCCTGGCGAGTATGCTGTGCACGTGCTCTGCAACAACGAAGACATCCAACACTCTCCCTTTATGGCTGAGATTGTCAACCCACCAGGCAAAGACTTCTACCCTGACAAG GTTAAGGCGTATGGTCCAGGCCTTCAAAGCAGCGGTTTGGCTGTTGGAAAGCCCACTGAGTTCACAGTCGATGCCAAGCAAGGAGGAAAAGCTCCTCTGAAGATTGTGGCTCAG GATGGTGAAGGTGCTCCTGTGGATGTTCAGGTTAAGGATAATGGCAATGGCACCTACAGCTGTACTTATACCCCACGTAAACCTGTAAAACACACTGCCATGGTCTCCTGGGGTGGAGTCAACATCCCTGACAGCCCATTCAGG ATGAACATCGGAGCAGGCTGTCATCCACAGAAGGTGAAGGTGTCAGGCCCTGGCGTGGCCAAGACTGGCCTCAAGGCCTTCGAGCCAACATACTTCACGGTTGACTGCTCAGAGGCTGGCCAAG GTGATATCAGCATAGGGATCAAGTGTGCCCCTGGAGTGGTGGGACCTGCAGAGGCCGACATCGACTTTGACATCATTAGAAACGACAACGACACATTCACTGTTAAATACACTCCTCCTGGAGCGGGCAGCTACACCATCATGGTCCTGTTTGCTGATCAG GCTATTCCAATGACACCCATCAGGATCAAAGTGGATCCTTCTCATGACGCCAGCAAAGTCAAGGCCGAGGGACCAGGACTCAGCCGCAGTG gtgtTGAATTGAACAAGCCCACTCATTTCACTGTGAGCACTAAAGGAGCAGGAAAGGCCAACCTGGACTGCAACTTCAGCGGCCCAGCCAAAGGGGAGGCTGTCAAGGACTTTGAAATCGTCAACaaccatgacaacacacacactgtgaaatacACACCTGTGCAGCAG GGTCCTCTTGGAGTTGCTGTGACCTACGGTGGAGACCACATTCCCAAGAGCCCCTTCAACGTTGCTGTGGCTCCCACACTGGACCTCAGCAAGATCAACATCACAGGCCTGGGAGACA AAATGACTGTTGGAAAAGACCAGGAAGTGACTGTCAAATCAAAGGGTGCTGGCGGTCAGGGCAAGGTTGCTGCCAAGGTGACCGCACCATCAGGAAAGCCAGTGACCAGCAAG GTTGAGCCAGGGCTGAGTGCAGAGACCAGTCAGGTGAAGTTCATCCCCCGGGAGACGGGCCCATACCAGGTTGAACTGACTTATGATGGAGTGCCAATCCCCGGATCACCCTTCACCCCCACAGCTTATCCTGCCTCAGATCCCTCCAAG GTACGCTGCTCTGGTCCAGGCTTGGAGCGTGCCAAGGTCGGGGAGAAAGGGGAGTTCATTGTGGACTGTACCAACGCTGGCCCAGCTGACCTGACCATCGAGATCATCTCAGACAGTGGCACTGAGGCCGAGGTTCACATCCAGGACAACGGAGACGGGACCTACACCATCACCTACATCCCTCTCTACCCTGGCTCGTACACTCTCACCATCCGCTACGGTGGCCAGGACGTGCCCAACTTCCCTGCTCGCCTCAATGTGGAGCCTGCAGTGGATGCCAGTGGAGTCCGTGTGTTCGGACCAGGAGTGGAGGGCAAAG GTGTTTTCCGCGAGGCGACCACAGACTTTACTGTGGACGCTCGTGCTCTCACACAGACTGGAGGCGACCACATCAAAACCCTTATCAGCAATCCATCTGGCAGCCGTACAGACACCCTGATCACAGACCGTGGTGATGGAACCTACAATGTAGAGTACACTCCGTATGAGGAGG GCCCACACAGCGTGGAGGTTTGCTATGATGGCTCTCCAGTGCCTAAAAGTCCTTTCCGTGTTGGCGTCACTGAAGGCTGTGATCCAGCTCGTGTTCGCGTGCACGGTCCTGGCCTGAAAGGTGGCATCACCAACAAGCCCAACAAGTTCACAGTGGAAACCCG AGGAGCAGGTACTGGTGGTCTTGGTCTGGCAATGGAGGGTCCATCAGAGGCCAAAATGTCCTGCACTGACAACAAGGATGGCAGCTGCAGTGTGGAGTACATCCCATATGAGCCTGGCACATACAACCTCAACGTCACCTACGGAGGCCAGCCCATCAAAG gTAGTCCATTCTCAGTGCCAGTCAGTGACACAGTGGACAGTACCAAGGTGAAGTGCCAGGGCCCAGGCCTGGGCAACAACGTCAGGGCCAACATTCCTCAGGCATTCACAGTGGACGCCTCCAAAGCTGGTGTGGCCCCACTGCAGGTCCGTGTACAAGGACCCAAAG GCGTGGTGGAGCCTGTGGAAGTGGTGGATAACGGTGACCAGACTCACACAGTCAACTATGTTCCCACCAGAGAAGGACCCTATTCCATTAATGTGTTGTATGCTGACGAGGAGATCCCTCGCAG CCCCTACAAGGTGAAGGTGCTCCCAACCCACGATGCCAGTAAAGTGCGTGCCAGCGGACCCGGCCTCAACACCACAGGCGTGCCCGCCTCTCTGCCTGTCGAGTTCACCATTGACGCCAAAGACGCTGGCGAGGGCCTGCTGGCAGTGCAGATCACA GACCCAGAGGGGAAACCTAAGAAGGCCAACATCCGTGACAACCATGATGGGACCTACCTGGTGTCCTATGTGCCAGACATGACTGGCAGATACACCATCCTCATTAAGTACGGAGGGGATGAGATCCCATACTCACCCTACCGAATCAGGGCCCTGCCCACTGGGGATGCCAGCAAGTGCACTGTCACAG TCTCAATCGGCGGTCACGGTTTAG GCGCTGGTGTTGGCCCAACGATCCAGATTGGCGAACAGACAGTCATTACAGTGGATGCCAAGGCGGCTGGAAAGGGCAAGGTGACATGCAGCGTGTGCACACCCGAGGGGGCGGAGCTCGACGTGGATGTCGTTGAAAATGAGGACGGCACGTTTGACATCTTCTACACGGCCCCGCAGCCTGGCGAGTATGTCATCTGCGTCCGTTTTGGAGGGGAGCACATCCCTAACAGTCCCTTCCAAGTCACG GCAACAGACAGACCTATGGGAATGAACGGTCTAGATGTGGCAGGGCTGAGGCCGTTTGACCTGGTCATCCCATTCACCATCCAGAAGGGAGAGATCACAG GTGAGGTCCGAATGCCATCTGGCAAAGTTGCCAAGcctgacatcacagacaacaaggACGGCACTGTTACTGTCAAGTACGCTCCCACTGAGGCCGGCCTGCACGAGATGGACATCAAATATGATGGCATCCACATCCCTG GAAGTCCCTTACAGTTCTATGTGGACTACATGAACAGTGGTAACGTCAGTGCATATGGCCCTGGCCTCATCCATGGGACTGTCAACAAGCCTGCTGTCTTCACTGTTAACACTAAAGATGCTGGAGAGG GTGGTCTGTCTCTGGCCATCGAGGGTCCATCCAAGGCAGACATCAGCTGTGTGGACAACCAGGATGGGACCTGCACTGTGTCCTACCTGCCTGTCCTGCCGGGAGACTACAGCATCCTGGTCAAATACAATGACAAGCACATCCCTGGCAGCCCCTTCTCTGCTAGAATTACTG gTGATGACTCCATGAGGATGTCCCATCTGAAGGTGGGCTCAGCCGCAGATATCCCATTGGACATCGGAGAGCTGGACGTCAGCCAGCTGACCGCCTCCCTCACCACGCCCTCGGGCCGCGAGGAGCCCTGCCTGCTGAAGATGCTGCGTAACGGACatgttg GCATCTCATTTGTTCCCAAGGAGATCGGAGAGCACCTGGTGAACATCACAAAGAACGGGCGCCATATTCCAAACAGCCCCATTTCTGTTatgatcagccaatcagagatcGGTGATGCCAGCCGTGTGCGTGTGAGTGGCCAGGGCCTGAGCGAGGCCAGGACCTTTGAGCCTGCTGAGTTCATCATTGACACTCGTGATGCAG GCTATGGCGGCCTGAGCCTGTCCATTGAGGGGCCCAGTAAAGTGGACATCAACACTGAGGACCAGGAGGACGGCACCTGTAAGGTCACCTACTGCCCCACTGAGCCAGGAAATTACATCATCAACATCAAGTTCGCCGACCAACATGTGCCAG GGAGCGCGTTCACAGTGAAGGTAACAGGGGAGGGCAGGATGAAGGAGAGCATCACCAGGAAGAGAAGAGCAGCATCAGTCGCCAACGTGGGCAGCCAGTGCGACCTCAGCCTCAAGATCCCAG AGATCAGCATAGCGGACATGACAGCTCAGGTGACCAGCCCGTCTGGCCAGATTCACAAGGCTGACATTATGGAGGGAGAGAACAACACCTACTGCATTCGTTTTGTCCCCACCGAGACAGGGGTGCATACCGTATGTGTGAAATACAATGGTGTGCATGTGCCTGGCAGCCCGTTCCAGTTTACGGTGGGGCCCCTGGGAGAGGGCGGGTCTCATAAGGTTCGTGCTGGAGGGCCGGGCCtggagagagcagaggctgGAGTACCAG CTGAGTTCAGCATCTGGACAAGAGAGGCTGGCGCCGGGGGTCTCAGCATTGCCGTCGAGGGGCCAAGCAAGGCTGAAATCGCCTTCGAGGACCGCAAGGATGGCTCCAGTGGCGTGTCCTACATCGTGCAGGAGCCTG GAGACTATGAGGTGTCAATCCGTTTCAACGACGAGCACATCCCTGACAGCCCCTTCATCGTCCCCGTGGCCTCGCCGTCAGATGACGCCCGTCGCCTCACTGTTGCCAGTCTTCAG GAGTCGGGTTTGAAGGTGAACCAGCCGGCATCATTTGCCGTCAGCCTGAACGGAGCGAAGGGCGTGATTGATGCAAAGGTCCACAGCCCATCTGGAGCTCTGGAGGAGTGCTGTGTTACTGAGATTGATCAAG ATAAGTACGCAGTCCGGTTCATCCCCAGAGAGAATGGTCTCTATCTAATCGATGTGAAGTTCAACGGAAGTCACATTCCTGGCAGTCCGTTTAAGATCCGAGTTGGAGAGACGGGCCAGGCTGGAGACCCTGGGATGGTGTCCGCCTACGGACCAGGACTGGAGGGAGGCACCACAG GAACTGCGTGTGACTTTGTGGTGAACACGAGCAATGCTGGCCCTGGTGCTTTAGCTGTGACCATCGACGGTCCCTCAAAGGTGAAGATGGACTGTGTGGAGTGCCCCGAAGGCTACAGGGTCACATACACCCCAATGGCTCCTGGCAACTATCTCATTTCCATCAAATACGGCGGTCCTTACCACATTGTCGGAAGCCCCTTCAAGGCCAAGATCACTG GTTCCAAGCTCGTGGCCAGCCATAGTATGCACGAAACCTCTTCTGTCATGGTTGACCCTGTGACCCGTGCCATCAGCTGTTCTCAGCAGGGTGCTCCCACCCAGTCAGACGCCAGCAAGGTGGTGGCTAAGGGTCTGGGCCTGACCAAGGGCTTCATCGgtcagaaaaacagcttcagtgttgACTGCAGCAAAGCAG GTCGTAACATGCTCCTGGTTGGTGTGGATGGTCCCAAGGTCCCCTGTGAGGAGATCCTAGTGAAACATTTGGGCAACCGCTTGTACAACGTCAGCTACCAGCTCAAAGAGAAGGGAGAGTACATCCTGGTGGTCAAGTGGGGAGATGAACACATCCCTGGCAGCCCCTACCACATCACTGTCTAA